In a genomic window of Comamonadaceae bacterium OTU4NAUVB1:
- a CDS encoding class I SAM-dependent methyltransferase, with amino-acid sequence MLLTTGPTSPSRAASDASPPSPWVVRWSRLVAPGGTVLDVACGGGRHLGWFHARGHRVTGVDRSAEALRALAPLARAGAEIVKADLEDEPWPFAARTFDAVVVTNYLWRPLFPTIVAALAPGGVLICETFAAGNETVGRPARADFLLRPGELLTVCDDLHVVAYENGFLEAPARFVQRVAALRPKAEDASGIATGPPRHLLQTLSSDAVSAPMPRTGAR; translated from the coding sequence GTGCTTTTGACCACGGGGCCGACGTCGCCGTCGCGCGCCGCATCGGACGCCTCGCCGCCCTCGCCCTGGGTGGTGCGCTGGAGCCGCCTGGTCGCGCCCGGCGGCACCGTGCTCGACGTCGCCTGCGGCGGTGGCCGCCACCTGGGCTGGTTCCATGCGCGCGGGCACCGCGTGACGGGGGTGGACCGATCGGCCGAGGCGCTGCGCGCCCTCGCGCCGCTCGCACGCGCAGGTGCCGAGATCGTCAAGGCCGACCTGGAGGACGAACCCTGGCCGTTCGCGGCCCGGACCTTCGACGCCGTGGTCGTGACCAACTACCTCTGGCGCCCCTTGTTCCCCACGATCGTGGCCGCGCTCGCGCCCGGCGGCGTGCTGATCTGCGAAACCTTCGCGGCCGGCAACGAGACGGTCGGACGTCCGGCGCGCGCCGACTTCCTGCTGCGTCCGGGTGAACTGCTGACGGTGTGCGACGACCTGCACGTGGTGGCCTACGAGAACGGATTCCTGGAGGCGCCGGCGCGCTTCGTGCAGCGCGTCGCGGCGCTCCGTCCGAAGGCCGAGGACGCCTCCGGCATCGCCACCGGTCCGCCGCGCCACTTGTTGCAAACCCTTTCCAGTGACGCAGTCTCGGCGCCGATGCCCCGGACGGGCGCTCGGTAG
- the dapA gene encoding 4-hydroxy-tetrahydrodipicolinate synthase, giving the protein MHDDGSVDYPALRRLIDWHIDEGTDCLGVVGTTGESPTVDVEEHCEIIRVSVEQARGRVPIMAGCGANSTREAIELARFAKGVGADSQLQVVPYYNRPTQEGQYRHFQAIAEAVGDLPMVLYNVPGRTVADMAHDTVLRLAEVPGIIGIKEATGNIERAQWLIRDLPARFAVYSGDDPTAVALMLCGGKGNISVTANLAPRRMHELCVAALAGDIATAMRIQFELMPLHRHLFVEPNPVPLKWAMARLGLCGPALRLPLVELGEGHRPTVEAALRACGLLKD; this is encoded by the coding sequence ATGCACGACGACGGCAGCGTCGACTATCCCGCCCTGCGAAGGCTGATCGACTGGCACATCGACGAAGGCACCGATTGCCTCGGCGTGGTCGGCACCACCGGTGAGTCGCCTACGGTCGATGTCGAGGAGCACTGCGAGATCATCCGCGTGTCCGTCGAGCAGGCCCGGGGGCGCGTGCCGATCATGGCGGGCTGCGGCGCCAATTCGACCCGGGAGGCCATCGAGCTGGCCCGGTTCGCCAAGGGGGTGGGCGCCGACTCGCAGCTGCAGGTCGTGCCCTATTACAACCGCCCGACGCAGGAAGGCCAGTACCGGCATTTCCAGGCCATCGCCGAGGCCGTGGGCGACCTGCCGATGGTGCTCTACAACGTGCCCGGCCGCACCGTGGCGGACATGGCACACGACACCGTGCTCCGCCTGGCCGAGGTGCCCGGCATCATCGGCATCAAGGAAGCCACCGGCAACATCGAGCGCGCCCAGTGGCTCATCCGCGACCTGCCCGCGCGCTTCGCCGTGTACTCGGGCGACGACCCGACCGCGGTCGCGCTCATGCTGTGCGGCGGCAAGGGCAACATCAGTGTGACGGCCAACCTCGCGCCGCGCAGGATGCACGAGCTGTGCGTGGCGGCGCTCGCCGGCGACATCGCCACGGCGATGCGCATCCAGTTCGAACTGATGCCGCTGCACCGTCACCTGTTCGTCGAACCCAATCCGGTCCCCCTCAAGTGGGCCATGGCGCGCCTGGGCCTGTGCGGCCCCGCACTGCGCCTGCCGCTCGTCGAACTCGGCGAGGGCCATCGCCCGACCGTCGAAGCCGCATTGCGCGCCTGCGGCCTGCTCAAGGACTGA
- a CDS encoding phosphoribosyltransferase → MLTEDGKHLYVSYDEYHNLIEKLAIKLHQSGWEFDTILCLARGGLRPGDVLSRIFEKPLAIMSTSSYRADAGTVQGHLDIARFITTPKGELAGKVLLVDDLADSGHTLHAVVDLLRTNYKPITELRSAVLWTKALSTFTPDYSVEFLATNPWIHQPFESYDSMGAEKLLKKWSV, encoded by the coding sequence ATGTTGACCGAAGACGGCAAGCATCTCTACGTCAGCTATGACGAGTACCACAACCTGATCGAGAAACTGGCGATCAAGCTGCACCAGTCGGGCTGGGAGTTCGACACCATCCTGTGCCTGGCACGCGGCGGGCTGCGGCCGGGCGACGTGCTCTCGCGCATCTTCGAGAAGCCACTGGCGATCATGTCGACCAGTTCCTACCGCGCCGACGCCGGCACGGTGCAGGGCCATCTCGACATCGCCCGCTTCATCACCACGCCCAAGGGCGAACTGGCGGGCAAGGTGTTGCTGGTGGACGACCTGGCGGACTCGGGTCACACCCTGCACGCCGTGGTCGACCTGCTGCGTACCAACTACAAGCCCATCACCGAACTGCGCAGTGCCGTGCTCTGGACCAAGGCGCTGTCGACCTTCACGCCCGACTACTCGGTCGAATTCCTGGCGACCAACCCCTGGATCCACCAGCCGTTCGAGAGCTACGACAGCATGGGCGCCGAGAAGCTGCTGAAGAAGTGGTCGGTCTGA
- a CDS encoding ATP phosphoribosyltransferase regulatory subunit — translation MSAWVLPDHIADVLPSEARHIEELRRELLDTARGYGYELVMPPLIEHIESLLSGTGEALDLQTFKLVDQLSGRTLGLRADTTPQVARIDAHLLNRQGVARLCYCGPVVHTRPDGPHATREPLQFGAEIYGHAGLEADTEILLLALDCLRSAGLSSDRAPLVDLADARIVRSLFAGVPVDADALARVHAALAAKDDSELRSLTRAFPAASRDGLQALVNLYGDAGVLDEAARALPDTTAVREALADLRRLAVRLRDVPDVRASFDLSDLRGYAYYSGMRFAIYVEGAADAVVRGGRYDEVGAVFGRNRPAVGFSVDLRELVGVLPARPLRAVVRAPWSDAPGLQAAIAALRDGGETVVCALPGHDSEIDEFHCDRELVERAGQWHVQAI, via the coding sequence ATGTCCGCCTGGGTCCTCCCGGATCACATTGCCGATGTGCTGCCTTCCGAGGCCCGCCACATCGAAGAACTTCGACGCGAACTGCTCGACACCGCCCGTGGCTATGGTTACGAGCTGGTGATGCCGCCGTTGATCGAGCACATCGAATCGCTGCTTTCGGGCACCGGCGAAGCGCTCGACCTGCAGACTTTCAAGCTCGTCGATCAGCTCTCCGGCCGCACGCTGGGTCTGCGCGCGGACACGACGCCACAGGTCGCCCGCATCGATGCCCACCTGCTCAATCGGCAGGGGGTGGCGCGGCTGTGCTACTGCGGCCCGGTCGTGCACACGCGCCCCGACGGCCCCCACGCCACGCGCGAGCCGCTGCAGTTCGGTGCGGAGATCTACGGCCACGCCGGACTCGAGGCCGACACCGAGATCCTGCTGCTCGCACTCGACTGCCTGCGCTCGGCCGGCCTTTCGAGCGACAGGGCGCCCCTGGTGGACCTGGCCGACGCGCGCATCGTGCGTTCCCTTTTCGCGGGCGTGCCGGTCGATGCCGATGCGCTCGCGCGCGTGCACGCCGCGCTGGCGGCCAAGGACGACAGCGAACTGCGTTCGCTCACCCGCGCCTTTCCCGCCGCCTCGCGCGATGGTCTGCAGGCACTGGTGAATCTCTACGGCGACGCCGGCGTGCTCGACGAGGCCGCGCGCGCCTTGCCCGACACGACCGCCGTGCGCGAAGCCCTGGCCGACCTGCGGCGGCTCGCCGTCCGGCTGCGGGACGTGCCGGACGTGCGCGCGAGCTTCGACCTGTCCGATCTGCGCGGCTACGCGTACTACAGCGGCATGCGCTTCGCCATCTATGTCGAGGGCGCCGCCGACGCGGTCGTGCGCGGCGGGCGCTACGACGAGGTCGGCGCAGTGTTCGGACGCAACCGGCCGGCCGTCGGCTTCAGCGTCGACCTGCGCGAACTCGTCGGCGTGCTGCCGGCGCGACCGCTGCGCGCGGTCGTGCGCGCGCCGTGGAGCGACGCTCCCGGTCTGCAGGCCGCCATCGCGGCGCTGCGTGACGGCGGTGAGACCGTGGTTTGCGCACTGCCGGGCCACGACAGCGAAATCGATGAATTCCACTGCGACCGGGAGCTCGTCGAGCGTGCCGGGCAGTGGCATGTCCAAGCCATCTGA
- a CDS encoding ABC transporter ATP-binding protein, producing the protein MSPAPVDAIVAVAKVFKSVTDSTGTLDILRDVDFSLGARETAAIVGASGSGKSTLLSIIAGLDTPTRGTVYLDGEDLFAIDEDERAALRARKVGFVFQSFQLLANLSALENVMLPLELADRRDARRIAAEMLGRVGLGQRLGHYPKVLSGGEQQRVALARAFVVQPQLLLADEPTGSLDFATGEQVMELMFDLNRELGTTLVLVTHDRTIAARCDRRITIDAGRVASDERRT; encoded by the coding sequence ATGTCGCCAGCCCCCGTCGATGCAATTGTTGCTGTAGCAAAAGTTTTCAAGTCCGTCACGGACTCCACCGGCACGCTGGACATCCTGCGCGACGTCGACTTCTCGCTCGGGGCTCGTGAGACCGCCGCCATCGTCGGCGCATCGGGTTCGGGCAAGAGCACCCTGCTGTCGATCATCGCCGGGCTCGACACGCCCACGCGCGGCACCGTGTATCTGGACGGCGAGGACCTCTTCGCCATCGACGAGGACGAGCGTGCCGCGCTGCGTGCGCGCAAGGTCGGCTTCGTGTTCCAGAGCTTCCAGCTGCTCGCCAACCTGAGCGCGCTGGAGAACGTGATGCTGCCGCTCGAACTCGCCGACCGCCGTGACGCGCGCCGCATCGCCGCCGAGATGCTCGGTCGCGTCGGTCTCGGCCAGCGGCTCGGCCACTACCCCAAGGTCCTCTCGGGCGGCGAGCAACAGCGTGTGGCGCTGGCACGTGCCTTCGTGGTTCAACCGCAACTGCTGCTGGCCGACGAACCCACCGGCAGCCTCGATTTCGCCACCGGCGAGCAGGTGATGGAACTGATGTTCGACCTCAATCGCGAGCTTGGCACGACCTTGGTGCTGGTCACGCACGACCGCACCATTGCGGCGCGCTGCGACCGACGCATCACCATCGATGCCGGCCGTGTCGCATCGGACGAGCGCCGGACCTGA
- a CDS encoding arylesterase, with the protein MERLDVVNRRDFILAGALTGAAGSWVHAQPRGAGARKPAVILVVGDSLSAEYGLQRGQGWVTLLEQRLGQQQIDARVVNASISGDTSSGGRARLPALLRQHRPTHVVIELGANDALRGLPIPNTADNLTQMTKAAQAAGAQVLIVGIQVPPNYGGDYLRRFEAMFLDVSKATRAAVVPFLLRGVADGPDAATMFQADRIHPVAAAQPRMLDNVWPELRKLL; encoded by the coding sequence ATGGAAAGGCTTGATGTGGTGAATCGACGCGACTTTATATTGGCCGGTGCGCTGACCGGCGCAGCGGGGTCTTGGGTCCATGCGCAACCGCGCGGTGCCGGGGCCCGCAAGCCGGCGGTGATCCTGGTGGTCGGGGACTCGCTCTCGGCCGAATACGGCCTGCAGCGCGGCCAGGGCTGGGTCACGCTGCTGGAGCAGCGCCTCGGACAGCAGCAGATCGACGCCCGCGTCGTCAACGCCAGCATCAGCGGCGACACCAGTTCGGGCGGCCGCGCACGCCTGCCGGCCTTGCTGCGGCAACACCGGCCGACGCACGTGGTGATCGAGCTCGGTGCCAACGATGCCTTGCGGGGCCTGCCGATCCCCAACACCGCCGACAACCTGACGCAGATGACGAAGGCCGCGCAGGCCGCTGGCGCGCAGGTGCTCATCGTGGGCATCCAGGTGCCACCCAACTACGGGGGCGACTACCTGCGACGCTTCGAGGCCATGTTCCTCGACGTGTCGAAGGCGACCAGGGCGGCGGTGGTGCCGTTCCTGCTGCGCGGGGTGGCCGATGGGCCGGACGCGGCCACGATGTTCCAGGCCGACCGCATCCATCCGGTCGCCGCGGCGCAGCCCCGCATGCTCGACAACGTCTGGCCGGAACTGCGCAAGCTGCTGTAG
- a CDS encoding DUF2065 domain-containing protein, with protein MNAAAFWSALGFVLVIEGLLPLLSPGRWRLNIARLAELRDGQLRFIGLGAVAAGLFVLWLVG; from the coding sequence GTGAACGCTGCCGCGTTCTGGAGCGCGCTCGGCTTCGTCCTGGTGATCGAGGGACTGCTGCCCCTGCTTTCGCCGGGCCGGTGGCGCCTGAACATCGCCCGGCTTGCCGAGCTGCGCGACGGACAGTTGCGCTTCATCGGGCTGGGCGCGGTCGCGGCCGGTCTTTTCGTCCTCTGGCTCGTCGGCTGA
- a CDS encoding MBL fold metallo-hydrolase, whose product MLRFRSLGSGSTGNATLVEATSEGRRSLLLIDCGFGIRQLDKRLAGAGLSAGDIDAIFITHEHGDHIGCVQQLAKRERIPVWMSEGTWLATGGHDYEDRLNLARDGEHIRVGDLDVLPFTVPHDAREPLQLRCSDGARTLGVLTDLGHATPHVMAQLVGLDALVLECNHDVDLLASSAYPPFLKLRVGGNYGHLSNAAAADIARAVHHPGLRHVVGAHLSEQNNRPDLVRLALAGALGASEADMVAATAAAGSPWLDA is encoded by the coding sequence ATGCTGCGCTTTCGCAGTCTGGGCAGCGGCAGCACGGGCAACGCCACGCTGGTCGAGGCCACCAGCGAGGGGCGCCGCTCGCTGTTGCTGATCGACTGTGGTTTCGGCATCCGGCAGCTCGACAAGCGCCTGGCGGGCGCCGGTCTCTCCGCGGGCGACATCGACGCCATCTTCATCACCCACGAGCACGGCGACCACATCGGCTGCGTGCAGCAGCTGGCCAAGCGCGAACGCATCCCGGTGTGGATGAGCGAAGGCACCTGGCTGGCCACCGGCGGCCACGACTACGAAGACCGACTGAACCTGGCGCGCGACGGCGAGCACATCCGGGTCGGCGACCTCGACGTGCTGCCGTTCACGGTGCCGCACGACGCGCGCGAACCCCTGCAGCTGCGCTGCAGCGATGGCGCTCGCACCCTGGGGGTGCTCACCGACCTCGGCCACGCGACGCCGCACGTGATGGCGCAACTGGTCGGGCTCGACGCGCTGGTGCTCGAGTGCAACCACGACGTCGACCTGCTGGCGTCGTCGGCCTATCCACCGTTCCTCAAGTTGCGCGTGGGCGGCAACTACGGCCACCTGTCGAACGCGGCGGCGGCGGACATCGCGCGCGCGGTGCACCACCCGGGTCTGCGCCACGTGGTGGGCGCCCACCTGAGCGAGCAGAACAATCGGCCCGACCTCGTGCGGCTGGCGCTGGCCGGGGCCCTGGGGGCCAGCGAGGCCGACATGGTCGCGGCCACCGCCGCCGCCGGATCGCCCTGGCTGGACGCCTGA
- the rlmB gene encoding 23S rRNA (guanosine(2251)-2'-O)-methyltransferase RlmB, whose amino-acid sequence MSSPPKVIFGFHAVGVRLKTAPASVLEVLFDASRRDARMKQFIARAQEAGVRLVEADGLRLSKLSGSHGHQGVAARVEPIAQTHSLDELLEGLEAARTAPLLLVLDGVTDPHNLGACLRVADGAGAHAVIAPKDHAAGINATVAKVASGAAETVPYFMVTNLARTLGELKERDIWCVGTSDDAPGTLYQSDLNRPLALVLGAEGAGMRQLTRKSCDALVSIPMQGAVESLNVSVASGVCLYEAMRQRGLGAY is encoded by the coding sequence ATGTCCTCTCCCCCCAAAGTGATCTTCGGCTTTCATGCCGTGGGTGTCCGCCTCAAGACCGCACCGGCCTCGGTGCTCGAGGTGCTGTTCGATGCCAGCCGCCGCGACGCGCGCATGAAGCAGTTCATCGCGCGCGCCCAGGAAGCGGGCGTGCGGCTGGTCGAGGCCGACGGCCTGCGACTGTCCAAGCTCAGCGGCAGCCATGGCCACCAGGGCGTGGCCGCGCGCGTCGAACCCATTGCCCAGACCCATTCGCTGGACGAACTGCTCGAAGGGCTCGAAGCGGCCCGCACCGCCCCGCTGCTGCTGGTGCTCGACGGCGTGACCGATCCGCACAACCTCGGCGCGTGCCTGCGCGTGGCCGACGGCGCCGGCGCGCACGCCGTGATCGCACCCAAGGACCACGCGGCCGGCATCAATGCCACGGTCGCCAAGGTGGCGAGCGGCGCCGCCGAGACGGTGCCGTACTTCATGGTGACCAACCTGGCCCGCACGCTCGGCGAGCTCAAGGAACGCGACATCTGGTGCGTCGGCACCAGCGACGACGCGCCCGGCACGCTCTACCAGAGCGACCTGAATCGCCCGCTGGCCTTGGTGCTGGGCGCCGAGGGCGCAGGGATGCGCCAGCTCACGCGCAAGAGCTGCGATGCGCTGGTGAGCATTCCGATGCAGGGCGCCGTGGAGAGCCTCAACGTGTCGGTGGCCAGTGGGGTGTGCCTCTACGAAGCGATGCGCCAGCGCGGCCTGGGCGCCTACTAG
- a CDS encoding adenylosuccinate synthase gives MSVTTGRNVVVVGTQWGDEGKGKLVDWLTESAQGVVRFQGGHNAGHTLVINGVKTALHLIPSGIMRPGVKCYIGNGVVLSAAKLFEEIEGLEKAGVEVRSRLRISEACPLILPFHAALDIAREAYREKGGIEKIGTTGRGIGPAYEDKIARRALRVQDLKHPERFAAKLRVLLDLHNHVLTQVLSAPAIDFDTVFEEAMRHAELLRPMMADVSRELNDAHRNGANLLFEGAQGTLLDVDHGTYPYVTSSNCVAGNAAAGSGVGPGMLHYVLGITKAYCTRVGGGPFPTELDWEAPGTPGYHMSTVGAEKGVTTGRSRRCGWFDAALLKRSAQVNGLSGLCITKLDVLDGIEKLELCTGYELDGETTDILPMGADEIERCTPIYETLEGWTDSTVGVTQYDRLPVNARLYLQRIEQVTGVPIHMVSTSPDRDHTIMMRHPYLAD, from the coding sequence ATGAGCGTTACCACCGGCAGAAACGTGGTCGTCGTCGGCACCCAATGGGGCGACGAGGGCAAAGGCAAACTCGTCGACTGGCTGACCGAGAGCGCGCAGGGCGTGGTCCGCTTCCAGGGCGGACACAACGCGGGCCACACGCTGGTCATCAACGGCGTGAAGACCGCGCTGCACCTGATCCCCAGCGGCATCATGCGACCGGGCGTCAAGTGCTACATCGGCAACGGCGTGGTGCTGTCGGCGGCCAAGCTGTTCGAAGAGATCGAAGGCCTGGAGAAGGCCGGCGTGGAGGTGCGATCTCGCCTGCGCATCAGCGAGGCCTGCCCGCTGATCCTGCCGTTCCACGCCGCCCTGGACATCGCGCGCGAAGCCTACCGGGAGAAGGGCGGCATCGAGAAGATCGGCACCACCGGGCGCGGCATCGGCCCGGCCTACGAGGACAAGATCGCGCGCCGTGCGCTGCGCGTGCAGGACCTGAAGCATCCCGAGCGCTTCGCGGCCAAGCTGCGCGTGCTGCTCGACCTGCACAACCACGTGCTGACGCAGGTGCTGAGTGCGCCGGCCATCGACTTCGACACCGTCTTCGAGGAAGCGATGCGCCATGCCGAACTGCTGCGTCCGATGATGGCCGACGTCTCGCGCGAACTCAACGACGCCCACCGCAACGGCGCCAACCTGCTGTTCGAAGGCGCACAGGGCACGCTGCTCGACGTCGACCACGGCACCTACCCCTACGTCACTTCCAGCAACTGCGTGGCCGGCAACGCGGCCGCCGGCTCCGGCGTCGGCCCGGGCATGCTGCACTACGTCCTGGGCATCACCAAGGCCTATTGCACGCGCGTGGGCGGCGGTCCGTTTCCGACCGAGCTGGACTGGGAGGCACCGGGCACGCCGGGCTACCACATGAGCACCGTGGGCGCCGAGAAGGGTGTGACCACTGGACGGAGCCGCCGTTGTGGCTGGTTCGACGCCGCGCTGCTCAAGCGCTCGGCGCAGGTCAACGGGCTCTCCGGCCTGTGCATCACCAAGCTCGACGTGCTCGATGGCATCGAGAAGCTCGAACTGTGCACCGGCTACGAGCTCGACGGCGAGACCACCGACATCCTGCCGATGGGTGCCGACGAGATCGAGCGCTGCACGCCCATCTACGAAACCCTGGAAGGCTGGACCGACAGCACCGTCGGGGTCACCCAGTACGACAGGCTTCCCGTCAACGCACGGCTGTACCTGCAGCGCATCGAGCAGGTCACCGGCGTGCCGATCCACATGGTCTCCACCAGCCCCGACCGAGACCACACCATCATGATGCGCCATCCCTATCTGGCCGACTGA
- the bamC gene encoding outer membrane protein assembly factor BamC, which produces MNTTSRFALIALVASLAACSVMQGDKIDYKSAGKAPTLEVPPDLTQLSRDNRYAVPGGAVTASGFQTSATSAPGLPAAVSSVGDVRIERAGNQRWLVVGRSPDQLWEPVRDFWQENGFLLTTDQRNLGILETDWAENRAKLPQDIIRGTLGKLIDSVYSTGELDRFRTRLERTPNGTEIYVSHRGMVEVYTSTQKDQTVWQPRPSDPELEAEFLRRLMVKLGVSQEQSKALIATGTPVQTPRATTVAGQPVVQIADTFDRAWRRVGLALDRTGFTVEDRDRSAGTYFVRYVTPTTDRKEPGLLSKLFSFGRSKPNESPLKFRIVVKSQGDGSTVSVQNEAGVPDTSADAQRIVQVIADDLK; this is translated from the coding sequence TTGAACACCACTTCGCGCTTCGCGCTGATCGCCCTCGTGGCCAGCCTGGCCGCCTGCTCCGTCATGCAGGGCGACAAGATCGACTACAAGAGTGCCGGCAAGGCGCCCACGCTCGAAGTCCCGCCCGACCTCACCCAGCTCTCCCGCGACAACCGTTACGCCGTTCCCGGCGGTGCCGTGACGGCCAGCGGTTTCCAGACCAGCGCCACCAGCGCCCCGGGACTGCCCGCGGCGGTTTCCTCGGTCGGCGACGTGCGCATCGAGCGCGCGGGCAACCAGCGCTGGCTGGTGGTGGGCCGCTCCCCCGACCAGCTCTGGGAGCCGGTGCGCGATTTCTGGCAGGAGAACGGCTTCCTGCTGACCACCGACCAGCGCAACCTGGGCATCCTGGAGACCGACTGGGCCGAGAACCGCGCCAAGCTGCCCCAGGACATCATTCGCGGCACGCTGGGCAAGCTCATCGACTCCGTCTATTCGACCGGCGAGCTCGACCGCTTCCGCACCCGCCTGGAACGCACGCCCAACGGCACCGAGATCTACGTCAGCCACCGTGGCATGGTGGAGGTCTACACGTCCACCCAGAAGGACCAGACCGTCTGGCAGCCGCGCCCGAGCGACCCCGAGCTCGAAGCCGAGTTCCTGCGCCGCCTGATGGTCAAGCTCGGCGTGTCCCAGGAGCAGTCCAAGGCGCTGATCGCCACCGGCACGCCGGTCCAGACGCCCCGCGCGACCACGGTCGCCGGCCAGCCGGTCGTGCAGATCGCCGACACCTTCGACCGTGCCTGGCGCCGTGTCGGCCTCGCGCTCGACCGCACCGGCTTCACCGTCGAGGACCGCGATCGCAGCGCCGGCACCTACTTCGTCCGCTACGTGACGCCGACCACGGACCGCAAGGAACCGGGGCTGCTGAGCAAGCTCTTCAGCTTCGGCCGTTCCAAGCCCAACGAGTCGCCGCTGAAGTTCCGCATCGTGGTGAAGAGCCAGGGCGACGGCAGCACGGTGTCGGTACAGAACGAAGCCGGCGTGCCCGACACCTCGGCCGATGCGCAGCGCATCGTCCAGGTCATCGCCGACGACCTCAAGTAG
- a CDS encoding PLP-dependent transferase, with amino-acid sequence MPRPPPSEHPDQPITGLIHHPYQPPANFAAPLPGIHKASTVFFADVAAMRARDWKTKAGYTYGLHGTPTTFTLEARIAALEGASECLLVPSGLAAIALVSFALLKSGDEVLIPDNAYGPNKALATGELANFGITHRLYDAMDPADLAAKLGERTRLVWLEAAGSVTMEFPDLMALAGLCRAHGAVSVLDNTWGAGLAFDPFDFERSGQGVDLSVHALTKYPSGGGDVLMGSVATRDARLHQALKLTHMRMGWGVGVGDVETILRALPSIALRYAAHDRAARELARWFETREEIAQVLHPALDGSPGHAHWARLCGASDLAAGLFSVVFDERFSSDQVDRFCDGLRLFRLGYSWGGPISLVVPYDIGLMRDPAVARWPHRGTLVRFSIGLEAVEDLRADLAQALDAL; translated from the coding sequence ATGCCACGTCCTCCGCCGTCCGAGCATCCCGACCAGCCCATCACCGGGCTGATCCACCACCCCTATCAGCCACCGGCGAACTTCGCCGCGCCGTTGCCGGGCATCCACAAGGCCTCGACGGTGTTCTTCGCCGACGTGGCGGCCATGCGCGCGCGCGATTGGAAGACCAAGGCCGGCTACACGTACGGACTGCACGGGACACCCACCACCTTCACGCTGGAAGCGCGCATCGCCGCACTCGAGGGCGCCAGTGAATGCCTGCTGGTGCCCAGCGGACTCGCGGCCATCGCGCTGGTGTCGTTCGCGCTGCTCAAGAGCGGCGACGAGGTGCTGATCCCCGACAACGCCTACGGTCCCAACAAGGCCTTGGCGACCGGCGAGTTGGCGAACTTCGGCATCACGCACCGCCTGTACGACGCGATGGATCCGGCCGATCTGGCGGCCAAGCTCGGCGAGCGCACCCGGCTCGTGTGGCTGGAGGCCGCGGGCTCGGTGACGATGGAGTTTCCCGACCTCATGGCGCTCGCGGGCCTGTGTCGCGCGCACGGCGCCGTCAGCGTGCTGGACAATACCTGGGGCGCGGGCCTGGCGTTCGATCCGTTCGACTTCGAGCGCAGCGGGCAGGGCGTCGACCTTTCGGTGCATGCGTTGACCAAGTACCCGAGCGGCGGTGGCGACGTGCTGATGGGCAGTGTCGCCACGCGCGACGCGCGCCTGCATCAGGCGCTCAAGCTCACGCACATGCGCATGGGCTGGGGCGTCGGCGTCGGAGACGTCGAGACGATCCTGCGCGCGCTGCCGAGCATCGCCCTGCGGTATGCGGCGCACGACCGCGCCGCGCGCGAGCTGGCGCGCTGGTTCGAGACGCGCGAGGAGATCGCGCAGGTGCTGCATCCGGCCCTCGACGGCTCGCCCGGACACGCGCACTGGGCACGCCTGTGCGGCGCGAGCGATCTCGCCGCCGGTCTCTTCTCGGTCGTCTTCGACGAGCGCTTCAGTTCCGACCAGGTCGATCGCTTCTGCGACGGCCTGCGGCTTTTCCGCCTTGGATATTCGTGGGGCGGGCCGATCAGTCTCGTGGTGCCCTACGACATCGGGCTGATGCGAGACCCCGCAGTGGCGCGGTGGCCGCACCGGGGCACGCTGGTGCGTTTCTCGATCGGATTGGAGGCCGTGGAAGACCTGCGGGCCGACTTGGCGCAGGCGCTGGACGCGCTCTGA